A window of the Podarcis raffonei isolate rPodRaf1 chromosome 4, rPodRaf1.pri, whole genome shotgun sequence genome harbors these coding sequences:
- the PCNP gene encoding PEST proteolytic signal-containing nuclear protein, which translates to MADGKGGDVKLKRPLLDGGPEEEAEKPVKTKTVSSSNGGESSSHSVEKPATDEETDDPDTKPAPAKMSKFGFAIGTQVAKKPPAISIKLGANKPKEPIPTLAPKTLSVAAIFNEDEDSEPEEMPPEAKMRMKNIGRDTPTSAGPNSFNKGKHGFSDNQKLWERNMKSHLGNVREHDD; encoded by the exons ATGGCGGACGGCAAAGGAGGCGACGTGAAGCTGAAGCGGCCGCTTCTTGACGGAG GACCtgaagaagaggcagaaaaacCTGTGAAAACTAAGACTGTTTCTTCCAGTAATGGAGGGGAAAGTTCGAGTCACAGTGTGGAGAAGCCGGCAACTGATGAAGAAACTGACGACCCCGACACAaagcctgctcctgccaaaatgTCCAAGTTTGGGTTTGCCATTGGCACACAGGTTGCAAAGAAACCACCTGCAATATCCATCAAGCTTGGAGCAAAT AAACCTAAAGAGCCTATTCCAACCCTAGCTCCAAAAACGCTTTCTGTAGCAGCAATCTTCAACGAAGATGAAGAT AGTGAACCTGAAGAGATGCCACCAGAAGCTAAAATGCGCATGAAGAACATTGGAAG GGATACTCCAACTTCAGCAGGACCAAATTCTTTCAACAAAGGAAAGCATGGGTTTTCTGACAACCAGAAGTTATGGGAACGGAACATGAAATCTCACCTTGGAAATGTCCGTGAACATGATGACTAG
- the TRMT10C gene encoding tRNA methyltransferase 10 homolog C, whose amino-acid sequence MHLFNIIRRSVFQLAASDGTKRRFFLIMPSRVITCRTLVLSAWLNKDSSPSATEKLDLDGWKHVMRSAQQEEATERTSQSEEDSPLAVTRELIEMWRLSGRLVPENISEEDFKTLNECPTKSSIRKYLKFLAIKENRKKADREKKEKRNEANKERMLNTQENAGGELPNTFLPKFWTRSQDAVYNWRAAQSMIFGQPLVYDMNYENYMSRREMENTVKQLMESEGANRRALDPFHLHYCNLKAGGPYHKEFVKRYGEAWDKLFVTVTEKSYVEVFPKDQLVYLTADSPNVMKTFEHDKIYIIGSIVDKSMKTGLSLANAKRLDLATARLPLDRCLQWAEGAKNLTLDQMMRILLTLKDTGNWKEALQFVPQRKHEGFVNMSSWSKEQIDTWKKTKLHEKMAGQRKAHKQFAQNFSRRQTQKNWWEDVS is encoded by the coding sequence ATGCATCTATTTAATATTATTAGAAGATCTGTCTTCCAATTAGCAGCATCAGATGGGACAAAAAGGAGATTCTTTTTAATAATGCCCAGCAGAGTCATAACTTGTAGAACTTTGGTTTTGTCGGCTTGGTTGAACAAGGACTCCTCCCCGAGTGCTACTGAGAAACTAGATTTGGATGGATGGAAACATGTAATGCGGTCTGCACAGCAAGAAGAAGCCACTGAAAGAACATCACAGAGTGAAGAAGATTCTCCTTTAGCGGTTACTAGGGAACTTATTGAGATGTGGAGACTATCGGGCAGACTTGTTCCAGAAAATATTAGCGAAGAAGATTTCAAGACTTTAAATGAATGTCCCACCAAGAGTTCCATAAGGAAGTACTTAAAATTCTTGGCtataaaagaaaacaggaagaaagctgacagagaaaagaaagaaaaacgaaACGAAGCAAACAAGGAACGAATGCTAAACACTCAGGAAAATGCTGGTGGTGAGCTACCAAATACATTTCTCCCTAAGTTTTGGACTAGGTCACAGGATGCCGTGTACAACTGGAGAGCAGCCCAGTCTATGATCTTTGGTCAGCCTCTGGTGTATGATATGAACTACGAAAATTATATGTCACGCAGAGAAATGGAGAATACAGTGAAACAGCTGATGGAATCTGAAGGGGCCAATCGTAGAGCTTTGGACCCATTTCACTTGCATTATTGTAATCTCAAAGCAGGTGGTCCGTATCACAAAGAATTTGTCAAACGTTACGGAGAAGCATGGGACAAGTTGTTTGTGACTGTGACAGAAAAGTCTTATGTTGAAGTCTTTCCAAAAGATCAACTTGTCTACTTAACTGCTGATTCTCCCAATGTGATGAAAACATTTGAGCATGATAAGATCTATATAATTGGGTCAATAGTTGATAAATCAATGAAGACTGGACTCTCCCTTGCTAATGCAAAACGGCTGGACTTGGCAACAGCACGCCTTCCTTTGGATAGGTGCTTGCAATGGGCGGAGGGTGCCAAAAATCTCACTCTGGATCAAATGATGCGCATCTTATTAACACTGAAAGATACTGGGAATTGGAAGGAAGCTCTGCAGTTTGTTCCACAAAGAAAACACGAAGGCTTTGTGAATATGTCTTCCTGGTCAAAGGAGCAAATTGACACATGGAAGAAAACAAAGTTGCATGAAAAAATGGCTGGTCAAAGAAAGGCACACAAGCAGTTTGCACAAAATTTCTCCAGGCGGCAAACACAGAAAAACTGGTGGGAAGATGTGTCTTAA